From the Malassezia vespertilionis chromosome 5, complete sequence genome, the window TGTCATCGGGCAGACCGCCAATGAGGGCGCGAAAAAGCTGCACACCTTGTTCACGGTACCGTGCAAGCTGCCTGTCCGTGTAGGTCGCTAGCTGCGGCTTGTGTGGGAAGGTTTCGCTGCATGAAAAAGCCTCCCCAGCGCTTAAAAGACCTTCAGCGTCAGAAGGACACGTATCCGGATAGTCTGAATGCAAGTGGTGGTCGAGTGAAGATTCATCCACATCTGCAATGTTGCTCGtcatccagcgcacgatCCCATCGACAGCGGCGGTAAATGTAGAAACAACAACCCATCCACCAATCGGCTGCGAAGGACCAAAAATATACAGAGACATGCGTACCAACGACCAGCAGATAGACTGAAACGCAATAAGACGAATCAGAGACGGCAGCAGTGCGTAGTAGATCAGCCATCGGCGGAGTAAAAGTGTCATGAGGGAAAGCGCGTGAAAGGCTGTGCACACGCTCCAGAAGCAGCACACAAAGTACTCCAAGCCACCAGGAACGGTTACCAAAAATGGTGTGCGAAACCAACGGTTATGCTCCATCACTTGTATCCATCCGCGAGAAAATAAAAGAACAGTGCCAATAATTCCAGGGACGGTGGCGAACAAGCGAAGGCTATGCAGCAAAACCATGAACGCTTGAGGCAACGGCTTCAAAGGCTCAACAGGTGTTGATCTTTGCTCCGAGATGCCTTTCCTCGAAATAGTAGAGACAGATCCTTTCCGTTGAGAGTCGTAAAAACGGCGGGTTTGGCCCCTTGAGGCACGCCCAGTAGACTCGTCTTCTGTGTTCTCCACCTCGGTAGTAGCAAGAAACCCATAGCCAATATCGGACGCTGAGCGGTGTCTGTACAGACCCAGAGGCTTTCGCCGGCGAAAATCGCGTTGGTCAGTCATCACAACATCCATCGAGTTGATGGATATTGTATCCGTATCGGTCGCCATAAAGTCGTCTCCGTGGTGCATGGCCGGCTGCCGCCCACAATAATTGATGCTCGGCTCTTGCACATTCTGCACGAATGTTCTCTCGGTATCCGTACGCTGCCTTGCATGAGTTGCGCGTGATTCTACATGCGTATCAACACTCACAACAGACGCATACGATGGCGGCAGTTCGCTTTGCCTATTGCGCTGCGGAAAATGTGCGGGTGCCCCATTCGGCAATGGCATCGAGCTAGACGATGCCTGCGATGCCGGCCGTGAAGACTCATACGGAACTGTCCAGTTATGCTCACGAGCCGCGCTGTTTTGCGGCCGATAACGGTCAGGGCTCATCGGCTCCTCGATCTCAGATCCCAATACGTTGACCTGTGGGAGAGTCGTGTCCTTGTGTGAAAAAGGGGGCAAGAGCGGATCACCTCCCCTATTCTCCGTATACATGCTGCAAGGTGGCCTAGCAGCCGGTGTACTTGGACGACAGACAAAAAAGATTGGCTGTATGTTCCAACTCCGCAGCGTTGCCACTCTATCCAATGCAGAATTTCGGCTTTGTCTGATTTGCTCATAACGCAAGTAATAAGACCAACTCGTAAGCAAATTATGAGAATTAATGCACCAATCATAGTACGCGCGACATTATAGCATTCTATCGTTGCGTGTTGCGTGTTAAAGGGGCGTGGATCGAGTCTCGTGGCACAAACCAACCGGCATGTCGGAATTTTATGTGCGGTATTAGTGCGTACGCTAGTGATATGGGCTAACGTGTGCAGCATGGGCCATCAAGGGCGACATGGACATGAGTTCCTAGAGTTTGAATATGACCGTGGGCGGTTGCGGTACGCGAACAACAGCAATTACCGCAACGATAGCCTGATTAGGAAAGAGagtgcgtgcgcatgcgTGTTGCAATACTTATACAACAGTGTGGATAAGCCCATTAATGGTTCAGCAACTACAGGAGATTGTAGAGGAGAGCGAGGTCATCAAGTACGTTGCGCTGGGCCCCACTGACTGTACAGAGAAGACGACGCAAAATGGCCCAAGAAAAACGCATTCGGTCGGCAAGAACTCGAGGTTCGACTTGGGAAAGAGCATGTCTCGTTTGAGGTACGTCGACAGTGCTATGGGGTAACAGTTTCCAGACCGCCAAGATAGGCTCGTTGGTGGACGTGCAGGACAGCGAAGACCCAGAAGGGCTACGCGTTATGTACTACCTGGTCCAAGATCTCAAGGCGCTCATATTCAGCTTGATCTCTTTCAACTTTAAAATCAAGCCCATCAGCGTGTAAATGAGACTACGAGGACCACCGACAGCGCATTTTCTCTACGACCATGCAGTGTACCAGCGGCACACAAGATATCCAGTAGCATAGCGCAATCATTTTTGAGTATATTTTTTCTCACTACCCCGCGGATACTCCAAGTAAACGTATGCTTACTCCTCAATCTTGGCGAGAATCTCGCTGTCGCGAATCAAGAGGTACTCCTCGTCGCCGACTTTGATCTGGTTGCCACCCCACGAAGGGAGAAGAATCTTGTCACCAGCCTTGACACTCGGAGGATTAACTCTACCATCCTTGTCGGGCGCACCAGGACCTGCAGCAATCACAGATGCCTCTGGCAGTGGCGAACTTGCGGAGGACGAGGGCAAAAAGAGACCGGACGCGGTCTTCGTTTCAGGCTTGAAGCGCTGGACCAACACACGGTCCAAGAGTGGTACAACGGACTTGATGGAACGAATAGTAGAAGCCTGTAAGTTAGCGGCACCGCGGGGCATGCCTACGCACCATAGTCAGGAATAGAGACACGTAATGCGAGCGCTGCCCATTGCTTCCCACGCACGGTTTTTGTCGCTCGTGGAGGCGTGCACGCACTCTTCCTGTCGGCCGAAGCTGGTTCCAGTATTTTCCACCCGCCAATTTCCGCGCCAAGTTGGCGCACAGCGACTGGTTGGAGGGGCAGTCTGTGGAGAGCCCAGTGGCAATTCTTCCAATGCGTTCTGTGGACTTCCTGGTGGGCCCTGCACCTTTATAATGCGGTAAGGATCGCGGCAAGAGGATTCATTCTTTATTCAACCATGTctcttttgcgcgcttctgcaAAGGCGACGCGTggccagcgtgcgctcAGTTCGCGTTGGATGTCGTCGTCGGCTACTGTGCTTCAGGCCAAGGAGGTTAAATTCTCCAACGAGGGTCGTGCCGGCATGCTCAATGGTGTAAACTTGCTGGCGAATGCCGTGAGCGTTACGCTCGGTCCCAAAGGCCGCAATGTGATCATTGAGCAGCCTTTTGGCGGCCCCAAGATTACCAAGGACGGTGTCACTGTTGCCAAGTCGATCACACTCTCTGACAAGCTTGAGAACCTAGGCGCCCGTCTTGTCCAGGACGTGGCGAGCAAGACTAACGAGGTTGCTGGCGATGGCACGACGACTGCCACCGTGCTTGCACGTGCTATCTATGCCGAGGGCGTCAAGAACGTGGCTGCAGGCTGCAACCCGATGGATCTTCGCCGTGGCAGCCAAGCTGCTGTGGATGCAGTGATTAAATTCCTCGAGAAGAACAAGCGCGAGGTGACCACTTCTGAGGAGATTGCGCAGGTAGCGACCATTTCTTCCAATGGCGACCGCCACGTCGGCGAGCTCATTGCGACGGCGATGGAGAAGGTCGGTAAAGAGGGTGTGATTACCGTCAAAGAGGGCCGCACCCTTGAGGACGAGATTGAAATCACCGAGGGCATGCGCTTTGACCGCGGCTACATCTCGCCCTACTTTATCACCGATGTCAAGACCCAAAAGGTTGACTTTGAGAAACCCATGATGCTCCTGAGCGAAAAGAAGATTTCGGCCCTTGCCGACATTCTTCCTACGCTTGagatcgccgcgcagagcCGCCGCCCGCTCCTCATTATTGCTGAGGACATTGAGGGTGAGGCACTGGCTGCATGCATCCTCAATAAGCTGCGTGGGCAGCTCCAGGTGTGTGCTGTCAAGGCCCCTGGCTTTGGTGACAACCGCAAGAACATTCTTGGCGACCTTGCCATTCTCACTGGCGCTCAGGTCATTTCGGATGACTTTGACATGAAGTTGGAGTCGATCTCGCCCAACATGCTTGGCACTGCCGGCAGCGTCACTGTCACTAAAGACGACACGATCGCCATGAACGGTGGTGGTGACAAAGACGCGATTactgcgcgctgcgagcaGATCCGCTCTGCGATGCACGACCCTTCCACCTCAGAGTACGACCGCACCAAGCTGCAGGAGCGTCTCGCCAAGCTCAGCGGTGGTGTCGCTGTCATCCGCGTCGGCGGCCACTCGGAAGTCGAGGTCGGCGAGAAGAAGGATCGCTACGACGATGCACTCAATGCCACCCGCGCTGCTGTCGAAGAAGGCATTGTTCCCGGTGGCGGTACTGCGCTTCTCAAGTcgaccgcggcgctcgacggTGTCCAAACGGCCAACTTTGACCAGCAGATTGGTGTGCAGATTGTCAGGGCTGCGCTTACGCGGCCGACGCGCCAAATTGTGGAGAACGCCGGGGAGGAAGGCTCTGTGGTCGTGGGCAAGCTCCTCGAGAACCCTGGCGAATTCAGCTACGGCTACGATGCCAGCACGGGTCAGTACAAGGACCTTGTCCAGGGCGGTATTGTAGACCCCCTCAAGGTGGTCAGGACTGCGGTCCAGGACGCCGCTGGTGTTGCCTCGCTCCTGACTACCTCGGAGTGCTGCATCGTGGATGCGGCTGAGGAGAAGCCTGCTGCTCCTGCGATGCccggcatgggcggcatgggcggcatgggcggcatgggcggcggcatgggctTTTAAACTGCATCAATAGTGCATCGATGAGAAATGCCCGTAGAAAAATGGATACCGATATGCATAAGAAATTTGGCTGCGCTACGTCCTTGCTACGGCATGCATGCTGCGAATGATGGCCAATGCATCCATTGCCGTGACGAAATCCTCGTCGCGGACAACATCGGCGTCTGCTCTAGACCTTCCTTCGCTCACCGGCGAGGGGAACATTTTCTTGAGGTACTCGTACGATACCAGCGTTGCACCAAACTGCGGCGATGAGCGCAAAACACGGGCAAGAGAGCCCTTGAAGAATGCCCTCGGAGACTCCGTCTTTAAAATCTGCCAAAAGCAGTCGGCAATGCCTTTGTACGTCAATTGGCCTTTGCGAGCTTCCACTTGAAGGCGCGTCTTTATCACGTCGGCGGGCGTGGTAAGGAACGCGGCGGGCACGCCGgccagcgatgcagcgaGCGTAAGCTGGCCGAAGGTGAGCTTCGAGTCGGACTGGCTTCCGCTAAAGTTTTCTTTCAAGTGTGCGTAAAGAGGGAAATAAATTCCGCTGAACGGAATATCGCGCAAGAGACAcgcagatgcgccgcggtaaAGGCCGACCAAGCCCAAGCCACGGATAATCTGCAACGCACCCGTTTTCCGCCCGTTTTCGCGAGCAGAATTCTCACCAGCGACCTGCAGACGGATCTTGACAATCTCGAGTGGATTGGTAAACACAACCTGACTACCACCGGCGGTGGCACCGGCAAGAATCTCGCAAGGGAATGAGACGTGGCCCGCATCGTCCTTGGTCAGATTGCGCACGAGATCGTTCATCGTGAGCTTGATGGCCTTTTCCGGCGCGACACCCTATCGTGTGAGTTTGTGTTTGTGTTGTGCACGTACCAAAAGTTGAGGTATGAGACCAGAGTAGAATCCAAGGAACCCTTCATTCTGGAACACTTTCTTGGCGCAATCCAGACTGTTTTTGTACAAGGGCGGTTCTCCCACCACATTCGTGCTGAGGTCAATGGTGCGCAAAAACGTACCGCTGATTCTGCATGCGCGTCTTGACCAAGTCAATTGGGTAAACGAGTGTTGCGCCAACACTTCCGGCAATAccgccaagcgcgaagTTGTATGCAGACTCTGCCAGATTGTTCAGCGCAGCATGGATGTTCGTGCTTTTCGGAGCAGGCACTTGTGCCGGTGCGGGCGCGATggcgctttggcgcacgcCTGCGTCCTTGAGCAGTACAACGTGGCGGCTGACACCTTCTGCCACTTGCTCCGTTTTGTATAGCACCACATGACTTGCCTTTGCGGACAGGTCCTTGAGCTCGGCGATGCGTTTCGCAAGCGCTTCGCTAGGTGTGCCTACAGTGTACATCTGTTCGATTAGCTTTGCTGCAAAGAGAATATTCAGCACGTACATTTACGTTGATCTCGGTCGCTCCGTTCCCAGTTGATGATGATGTAGCTGGCGCCAGCGGAGCCGCATCGCAGAAGATCGGTGAGAAGAACATCGTTGGTGCAAAGATTCCACGCTTCCAGGGGCACGCTAGGTTTGACAACACCGGCAGTGGTAATAAATACAAAAACACCCTCTGTTCGGCAGCCAGGCACTGGCcacgcggcgagcgccggAAGGCTAATCAGCAACGTTACGTGTTGATCTATTGATACCTAAGCAATTTGCGCCCCAGATAAaacgcgcttgccgcgcttaCCTGGAGCGCCTCGGGATGCGCCATTTGCGTGCGCATTCTCCTTgtcggcgctggagcgcgccgtgccttgCTGTGCGATTCGCTCGACCAAACTAGTTCCATCGCGGAAGCGTGCGCGGAAAAGCACATTTGCATTGTTGAATAGCCCCTCCTTTAGCGAGACCACAATAAACTGCGATCCTTTGAACCGCGTGCGGAAGAGCTGGCCAATATGTTGCGTGTGCGATAGGTCGAGTGCGGCATCGATCTCATCGAGAATATACATTGGCGCAGGCTTAAACTGCAGCAAAGACATGATCAAACTGAGCGCAATTAAAGACCGCTGGCCACCGCTGAGTTCCGTGAGGCTCTGCTTCCAGGTAGGACCGagacgcacacgcacctCCAAACCCTGGGCGAGGTCCGCGCCGTCTGCAGGCtgcagccgcgcgtgaTTGCCCGGCAAAAGCTCGCCGAAAATGTCGCCGAAATCGCGATCGACCTGCTCAAAGGTagtctgcagcgcatcgcactTGTACCGATCGAGCTCGGAGATGGTGTGCTCAATTTTGCGCTTGTCACCCAGTACAGTGTGCAGCATGTGCTGCAGACTAGCTTCCTTCTTCTCGACATTGTCAATCATGTTCATCACCTTGGGATTGACGCGACGGCGCAGACCGGAATGCTGCTCCGCAAGCTGTGCACACTGGCGGCGAATATCGCGCATATCATGCTTGGCAAATTCGTACACAGTGCCGGGCTGGTCAAAGAGCGTCTTTTCAGCGTCGATCCACGTGTGCTCCGCTTCGAGCGCACCGAGCTCTTTGCCCAGCGTCGCACAAACTTGCTCCGCGCGCCCCAGCTCGTGCTCGGCTTTTTGTATGGCAATGCCAAGGTCCGACACGAGCTGGCGTTTGGCCCTGCCCGCCGACTCAAGCTCGTCAAGCTCGTCGTCAAACGCGTggatcgcagcgcgcgccttggcaagcagcgcttcgctcTCGTCGACCGCAACTTGAAGCTCGGTGGCATGGGCTGCACTCCCCTCTACTtcgcgcgcagtttgcgtcagtgcggcgcgcgcttcttgcaaGCTCTCCGCAGCAGCATCACGATCCATTtggcgctggccaagcgcaagttcagcgctgcgcagcgcagtcTGCTGCGGCTTGAGTGCCAACGCGTGCTTGGCCAGTGTGTCTTTTTGTTTTTTGTACTCGCAGCGCACCTTGTCCACCTTGGCGTCTTTGTCCGTGTGCAGCTCGCTgatctcgcgctccagtcgcgcagcattctctgcagcgcgacactcgcgcgccgtggcaGCGTCGATCGTCGCCGCAAGCTCTGCTAATgtggcgcggcacgcttcGACTTCGGCTTGTAaagaagctgcgcggccGCCGTCGAGTTGCgactgcagcagcgcggcttgATGTTTTTTGAGTGTGTACGCCTCTTCCGCGCGGCTACTTTGCTGGCGTGCCTGCTCCAGACGTGCCCATTCATCGGCGGTGCCTGCGAGCGCCACTTGGAcctcgcgcaatgcacttTCCAGCCGAGCTAAATCCTGCATGCGGAGCAGCACACTCTGTCCGCCACTTGGCTTCGAGCCGCCGGAGAGCCTGCCTGCGGGGTCGTAGGTATCGCCATCCATAGTCACGCTCTTAAGGCGCACGTTGGGGTCAAAAGTAACACGTCGCGCAGTATCGGCATCGCTGCACACAAGTGTCTGTCCAAATACGTATttcagcgcagcgcgcacttgGTCTTCGCAGCCGACTAGCGACAAAGCAAGCTCGACTTTAttcggcgcagcacgcttggcagctgcgacgcgacgcTCATCTGCGGTCGACGGCTGGATTTGGCTGAGAGGAATGAGCGTGACGCGCTTCCGAAGCTGCCCTTTGGTAAGCAGCTCAGACCCTACTTTTTCGTTCTCAACCACGACATTGTAGAGGCGCGAACCAGCGACTGCCTCCAGTGCCGGCGCATACTTGTACACATCCTTGTCAAGCGTGATGAGACTCGCAACCAAGCCGCGGACTTGCGAGCGATCAAAGTTGCTGTGGGGGTCGGCATAGTGGAACTGCAGCGCGGACGGAAGACGATTCTGGACCATATCACGCtcagcgcgcagcgtctctgCTTTAGTTTCAAGctccacgcggcgcgcgtgaaGCGCATCGTAGCGTGCTGCATCCCATCTGAGCGCTTTCCACATTTGGTGggcttcgcgcgcctcttgctGGGCTGCCTCGAGATCGCGCACAAGACCAGCGCTCTTGCCGCCTTCTTTTTGCGCCAAAGGCTCTTTTGTGCACAGCTCTCGGTCTACGTGCTGACTTCGGACCTtggcttgctgcgcttcggACTTGGCAGCTGCTTCCCGCTCTCGTTCTTTGGCCAGCTGGCCTTGGAAGCCGCCATGTGAACCACTCTGGTCGTGCGAAACACCTGTGAGTAGCGATTGAAGCAATGCGTCGGTGTCGGCGgcacacgctgctgctgcatcgtgctcgcgcttgctcttGTCAAAGTCTGTGTGCAGCTTTTCAAAATGCTGCTGGTCCAGCGCAAGGGCTTCTTCTGCTGCGGCCAATGCTGCCGTGTATTTTTCGACGCGCTCTTGCTCTTCGGCATGTGCCGTATGGCAAAATTCGGAGTGCGTGACGGCCTCGACAAGCTGGTGTGCCATGTGCTTTGCGCGGTTCAACAAGCCTTCTTCAGTGCCTTCCTTGCTTagctcgtcgtcgcgtCGTTGCCGTACTTGGACGAGTTCACGATCAATAGCCGCAAGCTGCCGTTGGTAAATATCGCGGCGTTCCTGGCTTtcctgcagctgctgccgcagctTTTCGGCGCCGTGTGTACGGCTCTCTGTGAATTTGTTCTGTAGGCGCTGCCATTCGTAAGCACGATCCAGGCGCGTGAGCCGCTCCAGTTCTGTCGAAGCTTTTTGGTATTCTAaaaacgcgcgcttctCTTCGCGCAAGCGGTCAAGTTTCGGTGTGATTTCCTCGCCCAGAAGCGCGGAGATTTCGCGCACCTTTTGATCCTTCTTGGTCATAGTCCGAAAtgcgcgctctttgcgttCCTCAAACATGCGCGTTCCTGCAGCCTCTTCGATCATGGATAAAATTTCTGCCGGTTTCATATTGAGCACTTTGGTAATCTTGCCCTGCATGATTAAAAAGTTGGGGTTGTTGATGTTTAGTTGCACGCTTTGAAACATGTTCTGCACGGCTTGTTGTGTTGCTTTGTGGCCATTGATGAGGTATTTTGAGACGCCACCCATGGCAATCTGCCGCGTAACGGTGATGCTCGCATAGTTTTCAAAAGAGACGGGCGAGCGTTCTCGATCGCTATTATCGAATACAATAGTCACGGACGCTTTTGTGACGCCTGCCTGTCCGCGCTTGTAAATCAAATCCTGTATGTTTGacgcgcgcaccgagctTAGGTTCGTTAGCCCCAACACAAAGCAAATCGCATCGAGAATGTTGCTCTTGCCACTGCCGTTCAAGCCCGTGATTGCATTGAAGCTGGGATCAAAGCCGCTGACATGCGTTCGTACTGGGTAACTGCATGTCAGTTAACGTCTTTACACACCTTTTGAACCCATCAATGATCAGCTCTTCAATCCGCATCGCGCCATCGCACGGAGCAAGCATGTGTTTAtgttgcgcgtgcagctgaTGGTCACGTGATGTATGCCTGTGgctccacgcgccgcacactgTGCATCCAATATGGCAAAGCAGCGTACGCTGGAGTAAGTAATGGCGCGACAAGCTCACTCAGATCACTATTTAACGGAACGCAAGAGGAAGTGCCTAATAAGCGCGTGCGTGTTGAAGAAGATGAGGAAAAGGTGGCCGCTACAGAGACGGCAGCTGTGGTGCAAAGCAccgtgcagcgtgcacagacCCATACCAACTTAAAACAAGGCACCCCTATCCCGTATTCAATGCTCGTGGATATGTTTGTGAAGGTAGAAGCGACCACAAAACGTCTTGAAATTCTGCAGTATGTGACCAGTCTTTTTGTTGATGTGATTGCGCACTGCACAAAAAATGGCGACGCGACAGAGGCGAGTGCAAATTTGCTCTACGCTGTCTACCTGTGTATAAATCGACTGTGCCCTGACTATGAAGGCTTGGAGATTGGTATTGGCGAAGGTCTTTTGGTCAAAGCCATTGCTCAAAGCACGGGGCGCGAGATTGCGCGGATTAAGAAGGATTTGGAAGCTAAAGGCGATTTGGGTCTGGTCGCGCTGGCGTCCCGGAAGAATCAGCCTACAATGTTTCATGCACAGAAGCTTACGCTTCCGTTTGTCTTTAAGCAGCTGAAAGAAATTGCAAAGGCAAGCGGGAACAAGTCGCAGGACAAGAAACTCGGGATTATCAAGCGCCTTTTGGCGGCCTGTGCGGGCGATGAGAGCAAATACTTGATCCGCAGTCTCGAAGGGAAACTTCGGATTGGCCTTGCGGAAAAGACGGTGCTGGTTGCTCTAGCACATGCCGTGATTTTGGCGAAGCTTGGCGAGGAGGCCGAATCCGTGCCGAAAGAAGAgctggccgcggcgctggagagTGGCACGACGATTGTCAAGGCCGTGTTCAGCGAGCTTCCATCGTACGATCTTCTCATCCCTGCTTTGCTGGAGCACAGCTTGGATAGTCTGCAAGAGCGGCTGCGTCTCACGCCTGGTATTCCACTAAAACCAATGCTCGCAAAACCGACCAAGGAGATCGGAGAAGTGCTGGATCGCTTCGAAGAAAAAGTATTTACGTGCGAATTCAAGTATGATGGAGAGCGCGCACAGGTGCATGGCTATCCCAACAAGGATGGAAAACTGGAACTGCGTGTTTTTAGCAGAAACTCGGAGGACATGAGTATGAAATACCCGGATTTGGTCGTCCAAGTGCCACACAGTCTGCGTGATGCGGTAGAAAGCTTTGTGCTTGATGCAGAGGCTGTCGCATGGGAATCTACCGCTGGCGATGACGAGAATGGTACGGAAGGACGACTCCTTCCCTTCCAAGAGCTGAGCCGGAGGAAGCGGAAAGATGTCAGGGCGGAGGATATCAAGGTCAAAGTGAAGCTGTTTGCCTTTGATCTCCTGTTTTTGAATGGAAAGCCTCTTTTGCACAAGGAAATGGACGAACGTCGTGCATTGTTGATGAAGCATTTCCAGCCAGTGCAATGTGAGTTTGGGTATGCCACGCACCGAGACTGCACTACAGTCGAGGAAATACAAACTTTTTTGGACGAGAGTGTAAAGAGCGGGTGCGAAGGACTCATGGTCAAAATGCTTAAAGGCCCTGATTCAACCTATGAGCCCAGTCGTCGCTCCATCAATTGGCTGAAGATCAAGAAAGACTATCTCTCTGGTACAGGCGACAGCTTGGACCTTGCCGTGATTGGCGGCTATTACGGCAAAGGCAAGCGTACAAATGTCTATGGCGCGTTCCTTTTGGCATGCTACGATGATGAGCAGGAGGCATACCAGAGCATCTGCAAGATCGGCACGGGATTTTCTGAAGCCGACTTGGAAGCGCACTATAACAACCTCAAACCCCTGGAAATCGAGACTAAAAAGGGGTACTACGACGTCGGCGAGGCCAAACCGGACGTATACTTCGAACCAAGAGTGGTGTGGGAGGTCCTCACAGCGGACTTGTCATTGAGGTATGTACTGTGCAAGTCTCATAATAGTCCTGTGTACACTGCTGCAAAAGGCATgatcgatgcgcgcggTATTTCGCTGCGCTTTCCCCGGTTTATTCGTACGTTGATGCACGGCTACTGACGCTAGGTATACGCGACGACAAAACACCTGAACTCTCGACTTCTCCTGAGCAGGTACGTTGGCCTCCCTCCTCACCACAGATTGCGGACATGTATCGGGCTCAGTCCGTGTCGAACaaaggcgctcgaggcttggacgacgatgaCGGATTTTGGTAAATAGCCAAATTTGTTTATTAATATGAACTTCGCTCCAACCCACCATCATGTCTTGGACGGAGAAAGCAGCTGATCAGTTTCACCATGCTGCTGCATTAATAGATTCACCTGCTGTGCCTTGGAAGCAACTTGTCACTGGCTTGTTATGGGCAGTTTATCTTTTTGAACTTTTTATTTCTCTCCGGCAGTACCAGCTGTATGCCAAGCCAACGCCGCCGAAAGCGCTCGTCCCGTACGTGTCGATGGAGACGTTTCAGAAAAGTCAGGCCTATGGACGGGACAAGGCACGGTTCTCAATTATCAGTGATGCCTGCTCGCACTTGTTCAATTTATTTATGGTGTCGTGTGACATCTATGCTTGGGCTTGGGTATGGAGCGGCGCCCTGTTGGCgctttttggcgcgccgcaaaatgAGCTGACCCAATCGGCGATGTGGGTGATTGTCACTACAGCAATTCGCGAAGTGGAATCCATTCCTCTGAGTTTATACCGCAACTTTGTTATTGAGGAGCGCCATGGTTTCAATAAGCTGACGCTATCAACGTATGTCGCCGATACGATCAAAGAATGGGTCATGGGCATTATTATTGGAGCACCGCTTACTGCATTGCTAGTCGCAGTGATACGATGGGCGGGTGACTATTTTGTCATGTACACCGTGTTTCTGTTTACCGCGATTGCGCTATTTGGTAATGTTATTTACCCCGTCCTTATTCAGCCGCTATTCAACAAGCTTACACCTCTTCCTgatggcgcgctgcgcgaccgTGTCATGGCGCTTGCACTTGCACTCAACTTTCCGCTCAAGGACTTGTATGTAATCGACGGAAGTAAGCGCAGTGGCCACTCAAATGCGTACTTCTACGGCATCATTCCAGGTGGAAATAAACATATTGTGATTTACGACACGTTAATCGAGAAGTCTACTCCAGAAGAGATTGAAGCTGTTCTGGCGCATGAATTAGGCCATTGGGCACACTCAGACCCTTCTAAACTGCTGGTATTGATGCAGGCCAACATGGTTTTGATGCTCAGTCTCTTCACCTTGTTTATTCACAATGCGTCCCTCTTCCGTGCTTTTGGATTCCAACTTGGCGTTGGTACGAGCAATGCGCCCGTCACAGAGTCGTATCTCCCTGTGCTTGTTGGCTTGGAGCTATTCCAGCTGGTGTTTAACCCGACCGATGCTGTGCTCAAGTTTGCGATTAACGCATTTGTGCGCCACATTGAGTATGCTGCGGATCGTTTTGCGGCAAACTTGGCACGCCCGTTCCCTACGCCATCGCAGCTAGAGGCTGAGCGGCTGTTGAAGGGTGATATGTCTCTTTCGGAAAAGCCCGACGCCACTGTGCTCGACTGGGTCGAACGATTGAACAAGACTGACCCCGTTTCAGGCGAAATTGTCGTCAGCGAACAGGCGCAGTATACCGAGCTTTTAGGCCGCTCCCTAGTC encodes:
- the SMC2 gene encoding Structural maintenance of chromosomes protein 2 (EggNog:ENOG503NUZ3; COG:B; COG:D), coding for MLAPCDGAMRIEELIIDGFKSGFDPSFNAITGLNGSGKSNILDAICFVLGLTNLSSVRASNIQDLIYKRGQAGVTKASVTIVFDNSDRERSPVSFENYASITVTRQIAMGGVSKYLINGHKATQQAVQNMFQSVQLNINNPNFLIMQGKITKVLNMKPAEILSMIEEAAGTRMFEERKERAFRTMTKKDQKVREISALLGEEITPKLDRLREEKRAFLEYQKASTELERLTRLDRAYEWQRLQNKFTESRTHGAEKLRQQLQESQERRDIYQRQLAAIDRELVQVRQRRDDELSKEGTEEGLLNRAKHMAHQLVEAVTHSEFCHTAHAEEQERVEKYTAALAAAEEALALDQQHFEKLHTDFDKSKREHDAAAACAADTDALLQSLLTGVSHDQSGSHGGFQGQLAKEREREAAAKSEAQQAKVRSQHVDRELCTKEPLAQKEGGKSAGLVRDLEAAQQEAREAHQMWKALRWDAARYDALHARRVELETKAETLRAERDMVQNRLPSALQFHYADPHSNFDRSQVRGLVASLITLDKDVYKYAPALEAVAGSRLYNVVVENEKVGSELLTKGQLRKRVTLIPLSQIQPSTADERRVAAAKRAAPNKVELALSLVGCEDQVRAALKYVFGQTLVCSDADTARRVTFDPNVRLKSVTMDGDTYDPAGRLSGGSKPSGGQSVLLRMQDLARLESALREVQVALAGTADEWARLEQARQQSSRAEEAYTLKKHQAALLQSQLDGGRAASLQAEVEACRATLAELAATIDAATARECRAAENAARLEREISELHTDKDAKVDKVRCEYKKQKDTLAKHALALKPQQTALRSAELALGQRQMDRDAAAESLQEARAALTQTAREVEGSAAHATELQVAVDESEALLAKARAAIHAFDDELDELESAGRAKRQLVSDLGIAIQKAEHELGRAEQVCATLGKELGALEAEHTWIDAEKTLFDQPGTVYEFAKHDMRDIRRQCAQLAEQHSGLRRRVNPKVMNMIDNVEKKEASLQHMLHTVLGDKRKIEHTISELDRYKCDALQTTFEQVDRDFGDIFGELLPGNHARLQPADGADLAQGLEVRVRLGPTWKQSLTELSGGQRSLIALSLIMSLLQFKPAPMYILDEIDAALDLSHTQHIGQLFRTRFKGSQFIVVSLKEGLFNNANVLFRARFRDGTSLVERIAQQGTARSSADKENAHANGASRGAPEGVFVFITTAGVVKPSVPLEAWNLCTNDVLLTDLLRCGSAGASYIIINWERSDRDQRKSKLIEQMYTVGTPSEALAKRIAELKDLSAKASHVVLYKTEQVAEGVSRHVVLLKDAGVRQSAIAPAPAQVPAPKSTNIHAALNNLAESAYNFALGGIAGSVGATLVYPIDLVKTRMQNQRTNVVGEPPLYKNSLDCAKKVFQNEGFLGFYSGLIPQLLGVAPEKAIKLTMNDLVRNLTKDDAGHVSFPCEILAGATAGGSQVVFTNPLEIVKIRLQVAGENSARENGRKTGALQIIRGLGLVGLYRGASACLLRDIPFSGIYFPLYAHLKENFSGSQSDSKLTFGQLTLAASLAGVPAAFLTTPADVIKTRLQVEARKGQLTYKGIADCFWQILKTESPRAFFKGSLARVLRSSPQFGATLVSYEYLKKMFPSPVSEGRSRADADVVRDEDFVTAMDALAIIRSMHAVART